One part of the Clarias gariepinus isolate MV-2021 ecotype Netherlands chromosome 24, CGAR_prim_01v2, whole genome shotgun sequence genome encodes these proteins:
- the abhd10a gene encoding abhydrolase domain containing 10, depalmitoylase a yields the protein MASALIRNCFKLSRINSTTCSFMSQVSGVRNKSTIQYATRPDLPKLAYRKLNGKTPGVVFLPGFASNMNGRKAEALEEFCRSLGHSYLRFDYSGCGESEGKITDYNIGSWKKDVLYVLDELVEGPQILVGCSLGGWLMLLAALERPEKVAALVGISTAADHFVTAYNELPVQTRKEVEERGFWSFPSRYSDEGSYSLSVDFLQEAQSHCVLQSPIPVSCPVRLIHCLQDADVPWHVSMQVAERVLSSDVDVILRKHGCHRMSQKDDIKLLVYTIDDLMDKLTSRG from the exons ATGGCTTCTGCGTTGATCAGGAATTGTTTTAAACTCAGCCGGATAAACAGCACGACGTGTTCCTTCATGTCTCAGGTCTCGG gagTCAGAAATAAAAGTACGATCCAGTATGCCACGCGACCCGACCTGCCCAAACTCGCCTACAGAAAGCTGAATGGGAAAACCCCCGGAGTCGTCTTCCTCCCCGGTTTCGCCTCCAACATGAACGGCAGGAAAGCCGAAGCTCTCGAGGAGTTCTGCAGATCTCTGGGTCACTCCTACCTCAG gttcGATTATTCAGGCTGCGGAGAATCAGAGGGGAAAATAACAGACTACAACATCGGCTCGTGGAAGAAGGACGTCCTGTACGTGCTGGATGAGTTGGTGGAAGGACCTCAG ATTTTGGTCGGCTGCAGTTTGGGCGGATGGCTGATGCTGCTAGCTGCTCTGGAGAGACCGGAGAAGGTCGCCGCCCTGGTGGGTATTTCCACAGCCGCGGATCACTTCGTCACGGCCTACAATGAACTTCCTGTTCAG ACGAGGAAGGAGGTGGAGGAGCGCGGGTTCTGGTCGTTCCCCAGCCGCTACAGCGACGAGGGTTCGTACAGCCTGAGCGTGGACTTCCTGCAGGAGGCGCAGTCTCACTGCGTGCTGCAGAGCCCCATCCCCGTGTCCTGCCCCGTGCGGCTCATCCACTGCCTGCAGGACGCCGATGTCCCCTGGCACGTGTCCATGCAGGTGGCCGAGCGCGTCCTCAGCAGCGACGTCGACGTCATCCTGCGCAAACACGGCTGCCACCGCATGTCCCAGAAGGATGACATCAAACTCCTCGTCTACACCATCGACGACCTTATGGACAAGCTCACCAGTCGGGGGTAA
- the LOC128512649 gene encoding uncharacterized protein C3orf85-like, translated as MMRVVLVMLLLGGVFAAPFLIPEHAKRFIRQKRQINHWDPSHSQNVWGYTVQEQVNEYWTALRTDIQYYMDMGNLVFNPAVADENYRMYMEMLRNERAHLDTITGRQQ; from the exons ATGATGCGTGTTGTGTTGGTGATGTTACTACTGGGAG GCGTGTTCGCTGCACCGTTCCTCATCCCGGAGCACGCGAAGCGCTTTATCCGTCAGAAGAGGCAGATCAACCACTGGGACCCCAGTCACTCTCAGAATGTTTGGGGTTACACGGTGCAGGAACAG gttaaTGAGTACTGGACTGCGTTGaggacagatatacagtattacatgGACATGGGGAACCTGGTGTTCAACCCCGCTGTGGCTGA TGAGAACTACAGGATGTACATGGAGATGCTGAGAAACGAAAGAGCACATCTCGACACGATCACAGGAAGACAGCAATAG
- the tagln3a gene encoding transgelin-3a, with protein MANRGPSYGLSREVQEKIEQKYDMELEARLVDWIVAQCGGDLQRPQPGKQNFQTWLMDGTILCRLINSLYPSEMQPIRKIPETKMAFKQMEKISQFLQAAEAYGVTRGDIFQTVDLWEGKDMAAVQRTLMALGSEALTKDDGHYHGNKDWFRRKAKGHRREFSEEQLRQGRTLISLQMGSNRGASQAGMTGYGTPRQIMRYDSPRRNGEPSSP; from the exons ATGGCGAACCGAGGGCCGAGTTACGGCCTGAGCCGTGAGGTGCAGGAGAAGATCGAGCAGAAGTATGACATGGAGCTGGAGGCTCGACTCGTGGACTGGATCGTGGCTCAGTGTGGAGGCGACCTGCAGCGCCCGCAGCCTGGCAAGCAGAACTTCCAAACCTGGCTCATGGACGGCACG ATTCTTTGCCGACTCATTAACAGTCTCTACCCGAGCGAGATGCAGCCCATAAGGAAAATTCCTGAAACCAAGATGGCTTTTAAGCAGATGGAGAAAATCTCTCAGTTCTTGCAGGCTGCAGAAGCTTATGGTGTTACCAGAGGAGACATTTTCCAGACTGTTGACCTGTGGGAAG GGAAGGACATGGCTGCCGTCCAGAGGACACTCATGGCTCTGGGAAGTGAAGCTCTCACCAAAGACGATGGTCATTACCATGGCAACAAGGACTGGTTTCGCAG GAAAGCCAAAGGCCACAGGAGGGAGTTCTCAGAGGAGCAGCTACGGCAGGGCCGCACTCTGATCAGCCTGCAGATGGGCAGTAACCGCGGCGCGTCTCAGGCGGGTATGACAGGCTACGGCACACCTCGACAGATAATGCGCTATGACTCACCACGACGCAATGGAGAACCAAGCTCCCCCTAA